In Euphorbia lathyris chromosome 10, ddEupLath1.1, whole genome shotgun sequence, the DNA window GCAGGCTCGCTCCTATAGGTACGGTAGTACCCGGAATGACCCCCTATTTTGGTGTTATGGAATTCCTCAATTAATTTTGGAAGCTAGGAAGATTGGCGATAAAAAAACCAATCAATTCTTATAATAGAGGATCCTTTGCGAAGAGAATACGTAGATTCGAATCAAGTTGCAAATCTGATATAATTTTCTGCAAGGATCCTGTTTCACCTCCTCCAACAACTGAGTACCCTGTACCCAAATGGGGAACTGAAGTAATAGCAGAAAATTCCCTTTTTTCATCGCGACCAGACAAAACATCAGTGGCCTTATTTTCTTTACCCGGTTtgtaacatataaaaaaattgtacCCAAGTAACTTTGCCACCCAATTCTGTTGATCCGGAGTAGTAATTCTTTGTAGCAAGAGATATTGGAGACTCTTCCGATCCGTGTATACGGTAAATTCAGCTCCCAAAGAGATAGGGATGCCAGTGCTGAACCCCAAGGCTAAGGCCATTATCTCTCACTCATACGCCGATTTAGCAAGATTACAATCCGAGAGTGCTTTGCTGAAAAAAGCAACTGGGCGGTGATTTTGCATCAAAACATTGCATATACCACAACCCGAAGCATCACATTCCACCACAAAAGGAAGGGGGAAATCTGGAAAAACCAAAACCGAGGCTGAAGTAACGGGTAATTTCAGTTCAAAAGCAGATTGAGCTCCATCGGATCATGTGAAGGTTTACTTGGTGAGCTTTGTCAACTGGCGAGGATGAATTTACAGTCATAGCCTGTGAGAACCAAAAAACCACATACCCCCTTGACATGTTTGGGAATCGGCCAGTGTAATAGCTTCTATTGTGTCGTCCGATTCAATCTCTTTATGTTTTATActtcatttaattatttatttctgttttctcCCTTATTTTGCTTCCAACTATATGTACATAGACATTGTCTCTTCTTATTTATGTGGGGTGGGGGGCAGCATGCTAACCCAATGGCTGAGTATTGGGCTTCTAAGTTCAGGATCCATGACTAGGGAATTTAAATGCATAAGATGCAGCAGCTTGTTTAATTGATATAGCTATTTGAGATGCTACAATGAAATGAAGGGGAAAGAAAAAGCTgactatatcctaaaaaaaaCACAAGTATGACTATTCAGATGCACAACATGCTCCAGTCTACAAGGCCACATCAAGATTGCTATACCTTTCTAAATAAGAATTTTAGCTTTACTATTGCACAACCAATAATAATTAAATGAGATGAGAAGTCATTGTGGAATAAAATCATGCCACATAAAAAGGGATACCAAAAGCTTAAAGTGTTCAAGTCTTCAAGAATGTACCAACGACATTACACCATAAAACTCTAAACAATATCAAATTTACCTGGTAGTTACGGAACCATATATGATTGTCAACGATGGAGAAAACAAAGACGTGATCATAATAAGGCTTAGATTTCCGGTGCTCCTTTGGTGTTCCAAATATCTGAGCAAAAACAAATACAAGAATTAATTTATGAAGTGTTGAGTGAAAGTAATTCCTCCAAAGTGTCCATCTAATATATAGTCATATAAATCACCAAAACCATCCCATATGTTGCAGAAGGAGCTGCAATTGATTTTAAAAATCTTGAAAAGAACTTCAATGTCGTGATATTTCTCGCAACAAACTAATTgccagtttgatgaattataaCCTAGCAAATAAAGATTCAGCATCACTTAAGAAAGCCTtcaaaaaatatcattttattcCTGCTATGTACCTCGGAACTAGCTATGGGACAGTGACAATTATTTCATTTGTTTGTCATTCTTCCATTAGAACCTATGATGTCAACAAGCAAGGGCTTGTTGAGAGAGAAACCTTCTCATCAACTAATTGTCTGAAAATACTTGCTTGTCATCcactttatttttttcaacATAAACAGTAGATAGGGGCCTGTATCTGTAACTGCTGCCTAATACAGTTAGTAAAAGGACAGGTGGTTTTATTACAAATTGATACTCAGGACATATACGAAGAGCTTAGGACTCATAGGTACACATTAATAACATTATGGGCTGCTGCTGGCGCATTACCTAGTTGGTATGTGCCTAGGATCTAGTTATGGGATGGTGAGAATTATTTCATTTGTCTTTTGTTCTTCTTCCCTTAGAAACTATGATGTCTAAGAGCAACTCATTAAGGGAGAACCCTTTGATCTCTTGAACTAATCGTCTCAAAATACTTGCTTGTCTTCCATTTATCCTTTTTCTAACATAAATTGTACATAGGAGCCTGTAACTGTAACTGCTGCCTAATTCAGTTACTAAGAGGACAGGCAATTTTATTACATATACGAAAAAAATAGGAGATGCTAAGGACATATAAGAAGAGGCTTACGAAATTCACACACGTGGACACACATTTATAACATTACGGGCTGCCACTGATGCATAACAACTCTTCATAGCAGAATAAAAAGATAAGATATAAAATACTATAATAATCCATCTAGATGGTCATCTATATCAGCAtgtatatggaagtcaaagcaaTAAGAGAGTAAGAGAGGTATTCAAATTATCGCAAAATTGCAGTTGAGATGATCAATTGTTAATATTTTTCATTGACTTCTCTTTTGACTACTTTAAGAGACTAGAGACTGATAGGAAAAATGTTGCATGaaatgaattttggtttaaaaaaagaaatccaGTAGCTCTAATGACATGCTAAAAGAAATATTGTAGCCAGCCACTATATAAAGAGGGGAAGCCAAGAATACCTGCATAAGCATCTCCTTCAACAGTTTCCAATGGGCATCTTTATCAAAATTAGCTGAGAAACTCAAGAGTGGTCGTGAGCCTTTTAAATGATTTCCGGTAAGCTTCAGTTCTTCCATTGTGTGCACTGAAATATCATATAAGCAAAACTAAttcacaaaagaaaaagaactaAACATAGCAACAAACAATAGTAATCTTCcatattacaaataactacACACGGATCAAATCAGTGCCTAGTGGAGAAAGATACCAGCATTGACTAAAAATTTGACCGATGGACCACTAGGGCACTTGGCCATCCATAAATAAAGATCTTTGTGTTTCCTGCACTGCAAAGAAGAGAAGGGAAATAATGAATCTTTATTGTAGATAACAACCAAAACTAGAGATATATACCGTTTTCTGTTTTCCTTCTCTCAAAAAACTCAAACTACACAATGACCAGAATCCCTATCAAAAACATTAAGGTATTATATCTGTCAGGATTATCATAAGATATaagattgggccttaactataagcttgagcttttagttcaattggttccatgacatggaaTCAGAGCCTCTTGGACCAAATGGTCTAGGGTTCCAGTCCGGCCGACCTCATTAATGTGGAATTGAAAACACATGTCGGGATGGGACGGTGTTGTACACGCCGCAAACCCATGGCAATATAAGATCTATTATTGGCCTtgactatcagcttgagcttttagttcaaacagTTTCATGACAATATCATTGTTACCAAGTTACCATAAACAAAATTCATCAGTATGTATGTAATGAGCACAAATATCAGCCAAGAAAAAAGTAACTACTTTCAGAATCAAGTTAAAATACTGCAATTATAAAAACAAAGCATCACTCAGAAACTTGAAATAACTTGAAATTAAAAGTCACCTCAAAGAATAAACAAGAAGAACAACTCTTCAACTCAACCAGCTCATTAAGCGCCATTCCTTTACTGCTTTTGGCCTCAACCTTGTTATCCTTCTTACAATGAGGCAAAAGTGACACCACATTCAACATCAAGTGCCGATACCTACCCATAAATTAttctattaaataaataaataaacaaataagagAAATGAATTTCAATAACCCCAGAAAAAAGAATTTTCTTTTAACCTGTAATTGATACGGCGAGAGCAAGTAACCAAAACCTTCTCTCTGTTCCTAAAACCCTGAGGTTCACTTCCTTTCACCTCATCCTTGTTTTTCCAACCAAAGAGTGTCCGCTGAGGTCTCTCCATAGAACTATCGTCTTTCTTTTCAAGTGTTGCAGCCGCCGCCATTTTTGTTTCACTATGCTTTCTCTTCTTCCCCATAGTATTCTGTGATATCTGAAAAACGTTTCGCCGAAAAAGAAAAGGATCGGTAAGGGAAACAAAACGGAGGAGAAAGAGGAAGATTGTAAAGGCCAAACTGAATTTATAAGGCTTAATAGATTCCAAGCCCCTTATTTGTCAATCGCACCAATATACTATGAAACTTGCTTAAACCCTTGTTTGTGGGAAGAGTTTAGGGTTTGGTTACATGAGCACAAATatgggataattactaatctagcccAATGAAGAATCTCACTTTATATATCTAACCCACAttcctttcattttaccaaattagacaaataaacccattttagacaaaactacccttattCTCATATAACAACCATCTCCTCTTTCCCTTTCATTTACTTTCATATTCTCACAGAAAAATTTATCAACTCAACCCAAGATCTAAAGATATCCATACCCCATTCAAGTTCATGTAAGTATCATTCCCTCATTTTTCATACATATTACTAGAAATACACAGTTGGTTTTCGAATACATTTGTTTGAATCTTGACATTTTCCGATTCCGCCATTGTCTCCCGATCTGTCGCATTCGGTGGTCAAATGCGACACAGATAATAAAATGCGACAAGGACTAAtatatagcttgtcgcattcaTATCCATGTCGCATTTGCGGTCGCATTTGGCGGTCGCATTTGATGTACCATGTCGCATTTGGCAGTCGCATTTTggtatagcttgtcgcatttgagtcgcattttggtgtatcatgtcgcatttgagcttcatttacatatgaattggctttattatgttttgatcACGTGTCCATTTTACTAAATGTAGAAGTATGTCAACCAAAGAGAGGTGTACGTGTTTTTTATCTTGGAACGGACAGTGGACTACAGAAGGAAAAGTGATGACATACGTGGGTGGTAAAGCGAAGTTGTTGGTTTTGCcaatagatattgacttgcaaaagTTGAAAGAGAAAGTTTATGGTGCACTCCGCGTTGACTCAACCTCGTATGATCT includes these proteins:
- the LOC136209550 gene encoding ribosome biogenesis protein BRX1 homolog 2-like, which gives rise to MGKKRKHSETKMAAAATLEKKDDSSMERPQRTLFGWKNKDEVKGSEPQGFRNREKVLVTCSRRINYRYRHLMLNVVSLLPHCKKDNKVEAKSSKGMALNELVELKSCSSCLFFECRKHKDLYLWMAKCPSGPSVKFLVNAVHTMEELKLTGNHLKGSRPLLSFSANFDKDAHWKLLKEMLMQIFGTPKEHRKSKPYYDHVFVFSIVDNHIWFRNYQISVPHNESDKMTRGGLDKMTLIEVGPRFCLNPIKIFGGSFGGPTLYENPLYVSPNQIRAMEKRQKVGKFAMKVKAKTRRKMHEQSNALVPDELADIWKE